In Neodiprion pinetum isolate iyNeoPine1 chromosome 6, iyNeoPine1.2, whole genome shotgun sequence, one genomic interval encodes:
- the mRpL49 gene encoding large ribosomal subunit protein mL49 isoform X2, translating into MDKQKIQERYSSFKSSPQVGDPSQYTDFEISKDPQEWLYVERLLTPKTVPPAPTSTAKQYPSGWAPQSEDALKLPYFVSRTRNYLQPVYLQRSFRGMRRITILRKIEGDIWLLEAELKKHLEETTGKSIGTQIHEVAGILKFKGDQVIRIKEWLTTKGL; encoded by the exons atggATAAACAAAAG ATTCAAGAAAGGTATAGCTCTTTCAAAAGCTCTCCACAGGTAGGGGATCCGTCTCAGTAcacagattttgaaatttcaaaagatcCGCAGGAATGGCTATATGTGGAACGACTCCTGACGCCAAAAACTGTACCGCCTGCTCCGACATCTACAGCCAAGCAGTATCCATCAGGCTGGGCGCCTCAATCTG AGGATGCTCTGAAGCTACCATATTTCGTTAGCAGAACCAGGAACTATTTACAACCAGTTTACCTTCAACGATCGTTTCGAGGTATGCGCAGAATAACAATCCTTCGTAAAATTGAAGGAGATATATGGCTCCTCGAAGCTGAGCTGAAAAAACACTTGGAAGAAACCACTGGAAAATCAATTGGTACCCAAATTCACGAAGTTGCAGGCATATTAAAATTTAAAGGGGACCAAGTCATCCGCATTAAAGAATGGCTGACTACAAAAGGCCTTTAA
- the mRpL49 gene encoding large ribosomal subunit protein mL49 isoform X1 — protein MAALRIFARPCFSHIFSKTLASNLTKNTVYNNCQIQERYSSFKSSPQVGDPSQYTDFEISKDPQEWLYVERLLTPKTVPPAPTSTAKQYPSGWAPQSEDALKLPYFVSRTRNYLQPVYLQRSFRGMRRITILRKIEGDIWLLEAELKKHLEETTGKSIGTQIHEVAGILKFKGDQVIRIKEWLTTKGL, from the exons ATGGCTGCCCTTAGAATTTTCGCAAGACCCTgcttttcacatattttttcaaagaccTTGGCTAGCAATCTAACTAAAAATACAGTTTACAACAATTGCCAG ATTCAAGAAAGGTATAGCTCTTTCAAAAGCTCTCCACAGGTAGGGGATCCGTCTCAGTAcacagattttgaaatttcaaaagatcCGCAGGAATGGCTATATGTGGAACGACTCCTGACGCCAAAAACTGTACCGCCTGCTCCGACATCTACAGCCAAGCAGTATCCATCAGGCTGGGCGCCTCAATCTG AGGATGCTCTGAAGCTACCATATTTCGTTAGCAGAACCAGGAACTATTTACAACCAGTTTACCTTCAACGATCGTTTCGAGGTATGCGCAGAATAACAATCCTTCGTAAAATTGAAGGAGATATATGGCTCCTCGAAGCTGAGCTGAAAAAACACTTGGAAGAAACCACTGGAAAATCAATTGGTACCCAAATTCACGAAGTTGCAGGCATATTAAAATTTAAAGGGGACCAAGTCATCCGCATTAAAGAATGGCTGACTACAAAAGGCCTTTAA